One window of Cucurbita pepo subsp. pepo cultivar mu-cu-16 chromosome LG19, ASM280686v2, whole genome shotgun sequence genomic DNA carries:
- the LOC111781665 gene encoding uncharacterized oxidoreductase F53C11.3-like, with the protein MRNVGSSSSARGIAAIVGVGPKLGRSIARKFAHEGYTVAILARDLGRLSRFADEIAREEKAQVFAIRIDCSDSRSVREAFEGVLSLGFVEVLIYNANQQVSRKPTRSTDVRIESFEKSLAVSSVGAFHCSQQVHYRAPSLLXEGF; encoded by the exons ATGCGCAACGTGGGTAGTTCAAGCTCTGCCCGAGGCATCGCCGCCATTGTTGGTGTTGGCCCAAAGCTCGGCCGTTCTATCGCTCGCAAGTTCGCGCACGAGGGCTACACCGTCGCTATTCTCGCTAGAGACTTGG GTAGGTTATCGAGATTTGCGGATGAGATTGCCAGAGAAGAGAAGGCTCAAGTGTTTGCGATTCGAATAGATTGCTCTGACTCGAGGAGTGTGCGAGAGGCATTCGAAGGAGTGCTGTCTCTGGGATTTGTCGAGGTTTTGATTTACAATGCGAATCAGCAAGTTTCGAGGAAACCCACAAGGTCAACCGACGTTCGTATTGAGTCATTTGAGAAATCTCTCGCTGTTTCATCGGTGGGTGCTTTCCATTGCTCCCAACAGGTACACTACAGGGCTCCCTCACTTTTATNAGAGGGCTTTTAG
- the LOC111782070 gene encoding uncharacterized protein LOC111782070, producing MEFQVLNARAPTQLSLSFPRGLFYPNFARAIIFILVLSRAFFYHATCGPCIISELQSLSNEDAGYYMNNPANGIHSTFPADIRSGTNPTTRSSFESVCSDSRFFCFPSTLPDFTFHEKRMGVEVSLGQFDGTPPPVGSTQDDELAANKSQSSDYGVFELFEGGIISCSLNSRQGANELSSIQKHDSGTKFDLSTCRGDPHYQKSPSSSQKKDHVATNSYFSDSSLSPYVDLSPTELDWGHKFLYLPSLASLTVMNTCNQSILHIYEPFSTDSQFYSCNFKEALIGPGESVSIYFVFYPKYLGLSSAHLILQTGLGGFFIPAKGFAIQSPYGIQPLLSLNIHSSGRWTKNLSLFNPFDDVLYVEELTGWISVFKEDKCHHTEAVCKVDRYQVFDEPKPSIKKEGLVVHHGHIGSPLLSMRPNKQWKIDPHSNETIMEMDLSFERGGTIIGTFWLQLFRPSQDKPDVIVVPLEAELEGGSIDDDRKGSVFASFEPLLYRGNVFVAIALKNSASHLLSVLKIIEVAESKVLKFKSLEGLLLFPGTVTQVALIACNEQDAHFHKASPESFNVYSSCKLLVSTNESTSSHIEIPCKDIFLQCSEYWKYSFMGDGKQNEHITSGNVRTESLANHVRLESEIEAVERVEADELVLENWVSMGTRRSMSVLDEHEVFFPMVEAGSHSTKWITVKNPSKWPVVMQLIINSGEITDECREPEGFVIHPSGGLIHNGSTMPKKYGFSLAEDAVTEAYVHPYGNVLFGPIIFYPSDGCHFRSSVLVRNNLSGVEWLSLRGYGGSSSLLLLKGSKPVKGIEFELECPILLNISPSERSFRVEEVSHACTMSLSKELYAKNTGDLPLEFKKIKISGSECASDGFLVHNCKEFSLEPGESKNLTISYQTDLSSAVVYRELELALANGILVIPMKASLPFYMLNNCRKSVLWTRLKKFSFAVLLIAPVMFLFFCWNLAHMISLSFLDLCICSSTRSVEKTCSVHPSEKSSQFTNVWSVFEGEGTPQSSLQAKSLVIVNSDAAEASQPNYLTVKTDMERGRRRKKKKGGGIKLGGLVEVSSSQSGNSTPSSPLSPTASGLPKRVWGMSPDVNQSIEARTLFSAQVDDKTQCHKASPSAPTCVTNALKPPEVNVKNCIDNLASSPSRKSCSKPILLPSATFPSAGRPVPNVICSSLVAPTSKIAPHARAPGSKLFNQKGSLNGEGKCRIQDKYKYDIWGDHFSGLHLINKSKDAPSMIIPRSIERDSDSFFETSPQTLVAKSQPMSGSSFYQYHPEV from the exons ATGGAGTTCCAAGTCCTAAATGCCAGAGCTCCAACCCAGCTCTCACTCTCTTTTCCCCG GGGACTGTTTTATCCAAACTTTGCCAGGGCAATCATTTTTATTCTAGTTCTGTCTCGTGCTTTTTTTTACCATGCTACATGTGGACCATGCATCATTTCTGAGCTGCAATCATTGTCAAATGAAGACGCTGGATACTACATGAATAATCCTGCCAATGGCATCCATAGCACCTTTCCTGCAGATATTCGCTCAGGCACCAATCCAACAACCCGCTCGAGTTTTGAAAGTGTCTGTTCTGACAGTCGTTTTTTTTGCTTTCCTTCAACGCTGCCTGACTTTACATTTCATGAGAAACGGATGGGTGTAGAAGTGTCTTTGGGTCAGTTTGATGGTACACCACCACCCGTTGGATCGACTCAAGATGACGAGTTGGCTGCAAACAAAAGCCAGTCATCAGATTATGGTGTGTTTGAATTGTTTGAAGGTGGCATAATTTCATGTTCTCTAAACTCAAGACAGGGTGCGAATGAGCTGTCTTCCATACAAAAACATGATAGCGGTACTAAATTTGATCTTTCTACATGTAGAGGGGATCCTCATTACCAGAAAAGCCCAAGTTCTTCACAAAAGAAAGATCATGTTGCtacaaattcatatttttcagataGTTCTTTATCTCCCTACGTGGATCTTAGTCCCACTGAATTGGACTGGGGACATAAGTTTTTATACTTACCTTCTTTAGCGTCACTAACTGTGATGAATACGTGCAACCAAAGTATTCTACATATCTATGAACCATTCAGCACTGACTCACAGTTCTACTCTTGCAATTTTAAAGAGGCTTTAATAGGACCTGGTGAATCAGTCTCtatttactttgttttctACCCAAAATATTTGGGCTTGTCCTCTGCCCATCTGATTTTGCAGACAGGTTTGGGTGGTTTTTTTATCCCGGCTAAAGGCTTTGCCATTCAGTCACCTTATGGAATCCAGCCTTTGTTAAGCCTAAATATACACTCAAGTGGGAGATGGACTAAAAATTTGTCTTTATTCAATCCCTTTGATGATGTTCTCTATGTTGAGGAATTAACAGGATGGATATCAGTTTTCAAAGAGGATAAATGTCACCATACAGAAGCTGTTTGTAAAGTAGATAGGTATCAGGTATTTGATGAGCCAAAGCCATCAATTAAGAAAGAAGGCTTGGTTGTCCATCATGGTCATATAGGCTCACCATTGTTGTCTATGAGACCGAACAAACAGTGGAAGATAGATCCTCACAGCAATGAAACTATTATGGAAATGGATTTGTCATTTGAACGTGGAGGGACAATCATTGGCACATTTTGGCTGCAGTTATTTAGGCCTTCACAGGATAAGCCCGATGTAATTGTGGTCCCTCTTGAAGCTGAACTTGAAGGGGGGTCAATCGATGATGATCGTAAAGGGTCTGTATTTGCATCTTTTGAGCCTTTATTATACCGTGGAAATGTTTTTGTTGCCATTGCTCTGAAGAACAGTGCTTCTCACTTGCTTAGTGTTCTTAAGATTATTGAAGTGGCTGAAAGCAAGGTTCTTAAGTTCAAAAGCTTGGAAGGCTTGCTACTTTTCCCTGGAACTGTCACACAAGTTGCTTTGATTGCCTGTAATGAGCAAGATGCTCACTTTCACAAGGCTTCACCTGAAAGTTTCAATGTGTATAGTAGTTGTAAATTACTTGTGTCAACAAATGAGTCAACTAGTTCTCATATTGAAATTCCTTGCAAGGATATATTCCTTCAATGTTCAGAATACTGGAAGTACTCTTTCATGGGAGATGGAAAGCAAAATGAACACATCACATCTGGTAATGTAAGAACAGAGTCTTTGGCTAATCATGTGCGTTTAGAATCAGAAATCGAG GCTGTGGAGAGGGTAGAAGCAGATGAATTGGTGCTTGAAAATTGGGTTTCCATGGGGACCAGAAGGTCCATGTCTGTGCTTGATGAGCACGAGGTATTCTTTCCCATGGTCGAGGCTGGAAGTCATTCTACTAAGTGGATTACTGTAAAAAATCCAAGCAAGTGGCCGGTTGTAATGCAGCTAATTATTAATTCCGGTGAAATTACTGATGAATGCAGAGAACCCGAAGGATTTGTCATCCACCCATCTGGTGGTTTGATTCACAATGGCTCTACTATGCCGAAGAAGTATGGTTTTTCACTAGCAGAGGATGCTGTTACGGAGGCTTATGTTCATCCTTATGGGAATGTGCTTTTTGGGCCAATAATCTTTTACCCTTCTGATGGATGTCACTTCCGAAGTTCAGTTTTAGTAAGAAATAATCTATCTGGTGTAGAATGGTTGTCGTTGAGAGGATACGGGGGTTCATCTTCTCTGCTTCTTCTTAAGGGTTCAAAGCCTGTTAAGGGTATAGAGTTTGAGCTTGAATGCCCAATTTTGCTCAACATCTCCCCTTCAGAAAGGTCATTCCGTGTGGAAGAGGTTAGCCATGCCTGTACAATGTCATTATCTAAAGAGTTGTATGCTAAGAACACTGGCGACTTGCCTTTGGAATTCAAGAAGATCAAAATATCAGGTTCAGAGTGTGCATCAGATGGTTTCTTAGTACATAATTGTAAAGAATTTTCCCTTGAACCTGGAGAGTCAAAAAACCTTACCATATCATACCAGACTGATCTTTCGTCCGCTGTAGTGTATAGAGAGCTTGAACTGGCCTTGGCTAATGGTATTCTTGTAATACCCATGAAGGCCAGTCTTCCCTTCTATATGCTCAATAATTGCAGAAAATCAGTGTTGTGGACACGACTGAAGAAATTCTCTTTCGCTGTTCTCCTAATTGCTCCTGtaatgttcttgttcttctgttGGAATTTGGCGCATATGatatctttgagctttctgGACTTATGCATATGCAGTTCCACAAGGAGTGTAGAAAAGACTTGTTCTGTGCATCCTAGTGAGAAAAGCAGTCAATTCACGAATGTTTGGTCTGTTTTTGAAGGAGAAGGAACACCACAATCATCCTTGCAGGCAAAATCTCTTGTAATTGTGAATTCTGATGCCGCGGAAGCATCTCAACCAAATTACCTGACAGTGAAAACTGATATGGAGAGGGGGAGGCGgcgaaagaagaaaaagggaggTGGCATAAAATTAGGTGGTCTAGTTGAAGTTTCCAGTAGTCAAAGTGGTAATTCTACGCCTTCTTCCCCTTTGTCTCCCACTGCATCTGGTTTACCGAAACGTGTATGGGGTATGTCTCCTGATGTGAACCAGTCCATTGAGGCGAGGACTCTCTTTTCTGCTCAGGTGGATGACAAAACCCAATGTCACAAGGCATCACCATCTGCACCTACTTGTGTCACCAATGCGCTGAAACCACCTGAAGTTAATGTGAAGAATTGCATTGACAACTTGGCTTCATCTCCCTCAAGGAAGAGTTGCAGTAAACCAATTTTGCTGCCTTCAGCAACTTTTCCATCTGCTGGGAGGCCTGTCCCAAATGTCATATGCTCCTCTCTTGTTGCTCCAACCTCAAAAATTGCACCGCATGCTCGAGCTCCTGGCTCAAAACTCTTCAACCAAAAAGGTAGTTTAAATGGGGAAGGTAAGTGTAGGATTCAGgataaatacaaatatgatATCTGGGGTGATCACTTCTCTGGACTTCATTTGATTAACAAATCAAAGGATGCCCCCTCCATGATCATCCCCAGATCCATAGAAAGGGACTCCGATAGCTTTTTTGAAACGAGTCCCCAAACTCTCGTTGCCAAGTCCCAGCCAATGTCTGGGAGTTCTTTTTATCAGTATCATCCTGAAGTTTGa
- the LOC111781272 gene encoding uncharacterized protein LOC111781272 (The sequence of the model RefSeq protein was modified relative to this genomic sequence to represent the inferred CDS: added 17 bases not found in genome assembly) — MRNVGSSSSARGIAAIVGVGPKLGRSIARKFAHEGYTVAILARDLGRLSRFADEIAREEKAQVFAIRIDCSDSRSVREAFEGVLSLGFVEVLIYNANQQVSRKPTRSTDVRIESFEKSLAVSSVGAFHCSQQVLPGMVERGRGTILFTGCSASLNGVAGFSDLCCGKFALRALSQCLARELQPLGIHVAHIIIDGIIGLPRASPTSNRGGSSSSSSTSSSSSIGSHLQSGIGDGTMDPDALAQTYWHLHVQDRTAWTQEIDLRPSNPRLF, encoded by the exons ATGCGCAACGTGGGTAGTTCAAGCTCTGCCCGAGGCATCGCCGCCATTGTTGGTGTTGGCCCAAAGCTCGGCCGTTCTATCGCTCGCAAGTTCGCGCACGAGGGCTACACCGTCGCTATTCTCGCTAGAGACTTGG GTAGGTTATCGAGATTTGCGGATGAGATTGCCAGAGAAGAGAAGGCTCAAGTGTTTGCGATTCGAATAGATTGCTCTGACTCGAGGAGTGTGCGAGAGGCATTCGAAGGAGTGCTGTCTCTGGGATTTGTCGAGGTTTTGATTTACAATGCGAATCAGCAAGTTTCGAGGAAACCCACAAGGTCAACCGACGTTCGTATTGAGTCATTTGAGAAATCTCTCGCTGTTTCATCGGTGGGTGCTTTCCATTGCTCCCAACAG GTTCTTCCGGGGATGGTGGAAAGAGGAAGGGGTACGATTCTCTTTACAGGCTGCTCAGCTTCTCTGAATGGCGTTGC GCTGTGGGAAATTCGCATTAAGAGCATTATCTCAGTGCTTGGCCAGAGAGCTCCAGCCCCTGGGAATACACGTCGCTCATATCATCATTGATGGTATCATTGGCCTACCAAG GGCAAGTCCAACATCCAACAGAGGAGGGTCCTCCTCCTCATCATCTACGTCGTCCTCCTCATCCATTGGATCGCATTTACAGAGTGGAATTGGCGATGGAACAATGGACCCAGATGCGCTGGCTCAGACTTATTGGCACTTGCATGTTCAGGACCGGACTGCATGGACCCAAGAAATTGATCTCCGACCTTCAAACCCCAGATTGTTCTAA
- the LOC111780916 gene encoding uncharacterized protein LOC111780916 isoform X2, producing the protein MNARVRGSTQTVKTHNHDKKVKQLETGRSKTMANDKPGIIINRHRMNRERKIALLQDVDKLKKKLRHEENVHKALERAFTRPLGALPRLPPYLPPYILELLAEVAVLEEEVVRLEEQVVNFRQGLYQEAVYVSSSTRNSVDSADTMDPISTRISKHRRTKSYCQNEFNSANSIARLQPALARCSSSRKLLSNDNFFDRNGNCCNRFGNGKHVPGKSSSFLFLPEDGQGKENESYANSVKSKPSPEKKVDRIISPLKKSPFKQEFLEKNSSPLKFQPEFRLDRERAKDNASSLFDDTEGSSSPNKISEDIVKCLCSIFIRLSSSKDKDMDSQTSNGPAELQDPYEVCSDFKCRNIGPYRHLCAIVASSVDLNRSSSAVHLTHRLKNLFQRLALVSLAGLNHQEKLAFWINIYNSCMMNAYLEHGIPESHEGVVTLMQKATIVVGGHLLNAITIEHFILRLPYHLKFTCPKAVKHDEMRARSVFGLECSEPLITFALCCGSWSSPAVRVYRGSNVEEELELAKREYLEAAIGISKRSKKLMIPKVLDWYLLDFAKDMESLLDWVCLQLPNELRIEAAKCVERKGREAVSQIVQVMPYNFTFRMLLLHT; encoded by the exons ATGAATGCCAGAGTCCGCGGCAGCACTCAAACCGTCAAAACTCATAATCATGACAAG AAGGTGAAGCAATTAGAAACTGGGAGGAGCAAGACGATGGCGAATGACAAACCTGGGATTATCATAAATCGGCACAGAAtgaacagagaaagaaaaatagcatTGCTACAAGAT GTTGATaagctgaagaagaagctcAGACATGAAGAGAATGTTCATAAGGCATTGGAAAGAGCTTTTACTCGACCTCTAGGAGCTCTCCCTCGTCTTCCTCCCTATCTCCCTCCTTAT ATACTAGAACTTCTTGCTGAAGTAGCTGTTCTAGAGGAAGAGGTTGTTAGGCTAGAAGAACAGGTTGTAAATTTCAGACAAGGGCTCTATCAGGAAGCTGTATATGTATCATCCTCCACCAGGAATTCGGTCGATTCCGCCGACACTATGGATCCCATATCGACCAGAATTTCGAAGCATCGAAGAACGAAATCATATTGCCAAAATGAGTTCAATTCTGCAAACTCAATAGCCAGGCTGCAGCCTGCACTGGCCAGATGTTCTTCAAGTCGAAAGCTATTGTCGAACGACAACTTCTTCGATCGTAATGGAAATTGTTGTAACAGATTTGGCAATGGGAAACATGTTCCTGGGAAATCGagttcctttttgtttcttccagAAGATGGGCAGggaaaggagaatgaatcatATGCAAATTCTGTGAAAAGTAAGCCATCTCCTGAAAAGAAAGTTGATAGAATTATAAGCCCATTGAAGAAGTCTCCTTTCAAGCAAGAATTTTTGGAGAAGAACTCAAGTCCTTTGAAGTTTCAG CCGGAGTTTAGATTGGATCGAGAAAGAGCAAAGGACAATGCATCTAGTTTGTTTGATGATACAGAGGGTAGTAGCTCACCAAACAAAATTTCTGAGGACATTGTGAAGTGTTTGTGTTCCATTTTCATAAGACTGAGTTCATCAAAAGACAAAGATATGGACTCTCAAACTTCAAATGGACCAGCAGAGTTGCAAGATCCTTATGAGGTCTGTTCAGATTTCAAATGTAGGAACATTGGTCCCTATAGACATCTCTGTGCAATCGTAGCTAGCTCCGTGGATCTCAACCGATCAAGTAGCGCAGTTCATCTAACTCATAGGCTAAA AAACTTGTTCCAGAGACTCGCCTTGGTTAGCTTGGCAGGTCTTAACCATCAGGAGAAGCTAGCTTTCTGGATCAATATCTACAATTCATGCATGATGAAC GCATATTTAGAGCATGGGATACCTGAGAGTCATGAAGGAGTTGTCACATTGATGCAGAAG GCAACAATTGTTGTGGGAGGACACCTTCTAAATGCAATAACAATCGAGCATTTCATCTTGAGACTTCCTTATCATCTGAAGTTC ACCTGCCCAAAAGCAGTAAAGCACGACGAGATGAGAGCACGCAGCGTGTTCGGATTGGAATGTTCTGAACCGTTGATTACGTTTGCACTCTGTTGTGGAAGCTGGTCGTCTCCCGCG GTGAGAGTGTACAGAGGATCAAATGTTGAAGAGGAGCTAGAATTAGCAAAGAGGGAGTATTTGGAGGCAGCCATTGGGATTTCAAAGAGGAGCAAGAAGCTGATGATCCCAAAGGTTTTGGATTGGTACTTACTTGACTTCGCAAAGGACATGGAATCACTGTTGGATTGGGTTTGCTTGCAGCTTCCAAATGAGCTGAGAATTGAAGCAGCTAAATGTGTTGAGAGGAAAGGGAGAGAGGCTGTCTCACAAATTGTACAAGTAATGCCATATAATTTCACCTTCAGAATGCTGCTGTTACACACATGA